CTCAATATTGCTGTGGTTAGCTATGCCCCATTGATTTCGGTGGCTAATGCTGAACCGTCTGCAGACCTGAAAGACTCAGGTCGTGGTCTACTGGTTGCCCAGGAAGAAGAAGCGCTCACTCCAGGGGAGCAAGCCAATGCTGATTTTCAGGACAAGCTGGCGGGGGCAGAACTGCTGTCAGCCTTGAAAGAGGGCGGGCACGTGATCTACTTCCGGCATGCTCAAACAGAGAAGGACTATGCTGACCAGGTGACGGCAGATGTTAATAACTGTTCCACGCAGCGGACTCTTAGCGAAGCGGGTTGGCAAGATGCTCTGGCGATTGGTGCCGCATTTAAAGAGAAAGCGATTCCCGTCGATCAGGTCGTCTCTAGTCAGTACTGCCGTGCTTGGCAAACTGCAAACTTGGCGTTCGGCAAGTATGAAAAGAATCCAGCTCTCAACTTTTTGCCCTTTGAAGACTACACTGAAGCTCAGGTTGAGCAGATGAAAACCAACGTGATGCCGCTGCTGACGGCGGTCCCAAGTGCGGGCATGAACACTGTGATTGTGGGGCATGACGACATTTTTGAGTCAGCCACAGGCATCTACCCAGATCCGCAAGGGATGGCCTATGTTATGAAGCCAGACGGCCAAGGTGCTTTTGAAGTGATTGCGAATATGCTGCCCCAAGAGTGGTCAGAGTTATAGGAACACAGATTGAAGCTAGCAAAAGCCCTGTCTACATTCAATGTAGACAGGGCTTTTAGAAATTTGAGGATCTTAGTAGACCGACAATTTCAGTCAATTTCGGAATCAGAGACTACTGAACAACAATCTTACCGACCATTCCTGCACCTCGGTGTGGCTCACAATAGTAGGCGTATTCTCCCGCTGTAGCATCGGCTGGGAAGCTCACATCGAAGCCGCCAGACATTTCTAATGCGTTATGAGACAAAGAGCTGGCCTCACCTGCAGAGTTCGCTGAATCAAAGACAACATTATGGGGACCTGCAAGACCCACGTCGAAGTGGACCGTATCTCCCGGTGAGATTGTGACTTCAGCAGGACTATAGGCAAGCATACCGCCCTGACCCATCTCCACGGACACAGTGTTGGCGAGGGCGGGTGAGGCAGAAGCTATGACACCTAAAGTTAGGCACATCGAAAATAATACAGGTGCGATGCGATGTACAAGGGATTTCAAAAAGCTCATCATCTAATCTCCAAGGCTCTATCTTTTTTAGTACGACGGCCTGTCGTACGACGATAGGTCAATGATAGCGCTTATTGACAATGCCTGGGACTCAGATGCCTGTGGATGTTGCCAGTCTCAGGTTCAAAAACAGCCGCTGGGTGGTCCTTGTTTTTAAATGGATGCTCGATTTTGATCGGGTGCTTTGGGTACAATCCACTGTCTGGCTTTCTCTAGCTCATCCATGCTGTAGATGCGGATTTGGCCCAGCATGAATAGGCGAGAGGCAATGATCCCGCGCTTGACCCAGATTTGATCGGTTGCGATCGCATAGTGGCTCAAGTCAAAAAAGTGCCGAATCCCAAACATCACATCATGGAAGATTAGAGTCGGCTCAAAGCTAGATAGCTTCAGTACCTTGATCAACAGACGTAGTTTTGAGTGCCGCTCAAACTGCCCATCCATCATCTGCAAAAGCTCAGCAAACTCTGCCGCTGACACGTGTCCATCAATCGACATCTCGATCACATTGGTGTCTGGCACCACCTGATATTCAAGCATAGGATCTTTTCCCAGAACGGCTGCCCTTCATTGTCCCTTACGAAACGGGTAGCCGATTTTCCGTGTCCAGAGTCAGCCTTTACGAAAGCTTTGTCAGGATCCCTAGGAATTTGATAGATAGAGGCGTCAACAGCGTTCGGCGATAGCCATCCGCTGCCCGCTTGATCGCATCAGCCTGAGTTGGATAGGGATGAATGACGCTCGCCATACTGCCCAGACCCACCTTGTTCACCATGGCCGTGGTGATTTCACTAATCATCTCCCCTGCATGGCGGGCCACAATGGTCGCTCCCAGAACCTGGTCTGAGCCTTTCTTGAGGTGGATTTTTACAAACCCATCTTCTTCTCCGTCAGCCAACGCGCGATCGACGTCATCAAACAAAATCTTGATCGTATGGATATCCATACCCTGATCTTGGGCCTCGTGTTCATAGAGACCGACGTGGGCAATTTCAGGATCGGTAAATGTGACCCAGGGCATCACCAAGTCACTCAGCTTGTACTTGCCAATCCCGAAGGGTGAAAATAGCGTATTTTTGAGTACAATTCGTGCCGCTGCATCCGCTGCATGGGTGAACTTCCAGTTCATGCAGATATCGCCTGCGGCATAGATCTTCGGGTTCGTTGTTTGCAGATTGTCGTTGACCACCACCCCGTGCCGAGCATCGTACTCTACGCCAACAGCCTCTAGATTTAGCCCCTGTACATTAGGCGCTCGTCCGGCCCCGGCTA
The genomic region above belongs to Acaryochloris thomasi RCC1774 and contains:
- a CDS encoding histidine phosphatase family protein, which translates into the protein MMHQLVKPFVLAFTLNIAVVSYAPLISVANAEPSADLKDSGRGLLVAQEEEALTPGEQANADFQDKLAGAELLSALKEGGHVIYFRHAQTEKDYADQVTADVNNCSTQRTLSEAGWQDALAIGAAFKEKAIPVDQVVSSQYCRAWQTANLAFGKYEKNPALNFLPFEDYTEAQVEQMKTNVMPLLTAVPSAGMNTVIVGHDDIFESATGIYPDPQGMAYVMKPDGQGAFEVIANMLPQEWSEL
- the petE gene encoding plastocyanin translates to MSFLKSLVHRIAPVLFSMCLTLGVIASASPALANTVSVEMGQGGMLAYSPAEVTISPGDTVHFDVGLAGPHNVVFDSANSAGEASSLSHNALEMSGGFDVSFPADATAGEYAYYCEPHRGAGMVGKIVVQ
- a CDS encoding STAS/SEC14 domain-containing protein, giving the protein MLEYQVVPDTNVIEMSIDGHVSAAEFAELLQMMDGQFERHSKLRLLIKVLKLSSFEPTLIFHDVMFGIRHFFDLSHYAIATDQIWVKRGIIASRLFMLGQIRIYSMDELEKARQWIVPKAPDQNRASI